From one Sulfurovum sp. UBA12169 genomic stretch:
- a CDS encoding biopolymer transporter ExbD, whose protein sequence is MRIRPKKQEVDNIDVSPLIDMVFILLIFFMVTTTFVKDMKLDINRPSATSASKADSKVIRVYIDNTSQVYIDNQPIQLWATQSKIRDLLRTSTDKSVLVITDETIPVETLIDVVDECRMSGAKDVAVSTSKEMG, encoded by the coding sequence ATGAGAATTAGGCCTAAAAAACAAGAAGTGGACAATATTGACGTATCCCCTCTGATCGACATGGTATTTATCCTGTTGATCTTTTTTATGGTAACAACAACATTTGTCAAAGATATGAAGCTGGACATCAACCGCCCCTCTGCAACAAGTGCCAGCAAGGCTGACTCTAAAGTGATACGTGTTTATATTGACAATACGAGCCAGGTCTATATAGACAATCAGCCTATACAGCTATGGGCGACCCAGAGTAAGATCAGAGATTTGCTCCGTACGTCTACCGATAAATCTGTACTAGTGATAACCGACGAGACCATTCCTGTTGAAACCCTCATAGACGTGGTTGACGAATGTCGTATGTCGGGTGCAAAAGATGTAGCAGTTTCTACCTCCAAAGAGATGGGATAA
- a CDS encoding inorganic phosphate transporter, whose amino-acid sequence MNHMLKIGLGAGFAMVVAFYVHKTMGSMPHGGFLVLAAVFGAYMAMNIGANDVANNVGPAVGAGALSIGGAILVASVFEAAGALIAGGDVVGTIKEDIIDPAVFGDNSSMFVYAMSAALLAAALWLNLATWMKAPVSTTHSIVGGVVGAGIAAGGLSVVSWGTMGGIVASWVISPVLGGVIAAGFLYIIKSKILYKEDKLAAAKKVIPLLVAIMVAAFVTYLTLKGLKHVWKDLVGAVSFLPQSDKPSFSLALIFGFIGGVITYIAVKPRVAMKIAGMNDDRSDLNLLFTLPLVFAAALLSFAHGANDVANAVGPLAAIYDAMANMAVSQKAAIPPWIMVVGGLGISIGLALFGPRLIRTVGTEITELDQMRAFSIMMAAAITVVVASQLGLPVSSTHIAVGAVFGVGFLREWLDSQNMKEKQKVLFVEVEKHRMLKERLEVLTHEEYKDRIELLEEIKAQKKKVKKIKNILRENYVKRDMIKKIIAAWVITVPAAAMLSAIIFYVLKGMGA is encoded by the coding sequence ATGAATCACATGCTGAAGATAGGTTTGGGTGCGGGGTTTGCTATGGTTGTGGCATTTTATGTTCACAAAACAATGGGTAGTATGCCTCATGGCGGATTTTTGGTTCTGGCAGCGGTATTTGGCGCTTACATGGCGATGAATATCGGAGCCAATGATGTAGCAAATAATGTAGGACCCGCGGTGGGTGCGGGAGCACTTAGTATCGGCGGTGCCATTTTGGTTGCTTCTGTTTTTGAGGCGGCCGGCGCACTGATAGCCGGCGGCGATGTGGTGGGAACTATTAAAGAGGACATTATAGATCCTGCTGTTTTTGGCGATAATTCAAGCATGTTTGTCTATGCAATGAGCGCCGCACTTTTGGCTGCCGCACTTTGGCTTAATCTTGCAACATGGATGAAGGCGCCTGTTTCAACAACACACTCGATTGTCGGAGGTGTTGTGGGGGCAGGGATTGCCGCAGGAGGTTTGTCTGTTGTTTCATGGGGAACCATGGGAGGTATAGTGGCTTCATGGGTTATTTCTCCTGTTTTAGGAGGAGTGATTGCCGCAGGTTTTCTTTATATCATCAAATCAAAAATTTTATATAAAGAGGATAAGCTTGCAGCCGCCAAAAAAGTGATTCCTCTGCTTGTTGCTATTATGGTGGCTGCATTTGTCACCTATTTGACACTCAAGGGACTGAAGCACGTCTGGAAAGACTTGGTGGGGGCAGTGAGTTTTTTGCCGCAAAGTGATAAGCCCAGCTTTTCTCTTGCGCTCATTTTCGGCTTTATAGGAGGGGTGATAACCTATATTGCAGTTAAACCTCGGGTTGCAATGAAAATTGCAGGCATGAATGATGACAGAAGCGATTTGAATCTTCTTTTCACGCTCCCGCTTGTGTTCGCAGCCGCGCTGCTTAGTTTTGCTCACGGGGCAAACGATGTTGCCAACGCGGTAGGGCCTCTTGCTGCGATTTATGATGCGATGGCCAACATGGCGGTTTCCCAAAAAGCAGCCATACCTCCGTGGATCATGGTAGTAGGAGGCTTGGGCATCTCCATAGGGTTGGCATTGTTTGGTCCCAGGCTTATCAGAACGGTAGGAACCGAAATCACCGAACTTGATCAGATGAGAGCCTTTTCCATCATGATGGCAGCAGCAATAACCGTTGTGGTTGCTTCACAGCTTGGGCTGCCGGTTTCTTCTACGCACATTGCTGTAGGTGCAGTATTTGGCGTAGGTTTTTTAAGAGAATGGCTTGACAGTCAAAACATGAAAGAAAAACAAAAAGTATTGTTTGTTGAAGTAGAAAAACATCGCATGCTAAAAGAAAGACTAGAAGTGTTGACCCACGAGGAGTACAAAGACCGCATTGAGCTTCTAGAGGAGATTAAGGCGCAAAAGAAAAAGGTTAAAAAGATCAAAAATATTTTGAGAGAAAACTATGTAAAGAGGGACATGATAAAAAAAATCATAGCAGCATGGGTGATCACAGTTCCTGCCGCAGCAATGCTCTCCGCAATCATTTTTTATGTGCTTAAGGGAATGGGCGCATAA
- a CDS encoding DNA-binding response regulator, translated as MKKNIEIILIEDEEDILELLEYHLAKEGYEVTGFLSTENVEQFLEEESPSLMIVDRNLPGMEGSEFVCKLRQLGYEIPIIFLTARDQEGDLEEGFRSGGDDYITKPFSIKELLLRIEALLRRSGATTNNTVRYKDMMLDLQKHQLFINEEPVDLTNLEFRLLHAFIKNPKRPLDRDFLRDKVWGNDSATFHDKTINVALNRLKKKIDPMNKKNYFAPVWGIGYKLL; from the coding sequence ATGAAAAAAAATATAGAAATCATTTTGATAGAAGACGAAGAGGATATTTTAGAATTGCTTGAGTATCATCTTGCCAAAGAGGGATACGAGGTAACCGGTTTTCTCTCTACGGAAAATGTAGAACAGTTTTTAGAAGAAGAGAGTCCTTCGCTTATGATTGTAGACCGTAATCTTCCCGGGATGGAAGGGAGCGAATTTGTTTGCAAGTTGCGACAATTGGGCTATGAGATCCCTATTATTTTTTTAACCGCAAGGGATCAGGAAGGTGATCTTGAGGAGGGATTTAGAAGCGGGGGCGATGACTATATAACAAAACCGTTTAGCATTAAAGAACTTTTGCTGCGAATAGAAGCATTACTCAGAAGAAGCGGTGCCACAACAAATAATACAGTCCGATACAAAGATATGATGCTCGATCTTCAAAAACATCAGCTTTTCATCAATGAAGAGCCTGTTGATCTAACCAACTTGGAGTTTAGACTGCTTCATGCATTCATAAAAAATCCAAAACGGCCGCTAGACAGAGATTTTTTGCGAGACAAGGTGTGGGGGAACGACAGTGCAACCTTTCATGATAAAACGATCAATGTGGCACTCAATAGACTGAAGAAAAAAATAGATCCTATGAATAAAAAGAACTATTTTGCTCCTGTGTGGGGCATAGGATATAAATTGCTTTAA
- the pstS gene encoding phosphate ABC transporter substrate-binding protein PstS, giving the protein MTFKKVMTTLAAASFVLSAANADEIKGRGASFPGPVYQAWTSEYYNATQNQVNYTPTGSGDGISSASKRMVDFGGSDSPLKSEILKKAKLFMFPTVIGSITLSYNIEGVKDGELKLSRAAISAIFSGKASFWDDEIIAKDNKDLKLPHEPITVAVRADESGTTYNFTYFLNQIDPSFKVSKQPTWKAAKLVAGKSNSGVSANIQQIKNSIGYIEYSYKIKLGLPAAQIENKEGKFIVPTLESFQDAAKYATWSPENDFYAVIGDPAGATSYPIVAATFILLPSEKADTNKKVTAFFDWVFANGDKAAEELGYVPLPASTKDQIRAYWENKKIK; this is encoded by the coding sequence ATGACATTTAAAAAAGTAATGACGACACTGGCGGCAGCGTCGTTTGTGCTTAGTGCCGCAAATGCCGACGAAATCAAAGGAAGAGGCGCATCGTTTCCCGGACCTGTGTATCAGGCATGGACATCAGAATATTACAATGCAACCCAAAACCAAGTAAACTATACACCTACAGGATCCGGAGACGGGATCTCTTCAGCTTCAAAAAGAATGGTAGACTTTGGCGGATCAGACAGCCCTTTAAAATCAGAAATTCTTAAAAAAGCTAAACTATTTATGTTTCCTACAGTAATAGGCTCCATTACACTATCATACAATATTGAGGGAGTGAAAGACGGCGAACTAAAACTGAGCCGTGCGGCAATTTCTGCGATTTTTTCAGGGAAAGCATCTTTCTGGGATGATGAAATCATTGCAAAAGACAATAAAGATCTTAAGCTTCCTCATGAGCCTATTACGGTAGCGGTTAGAGCAGATGAGTCAGGAACCACTTACAATTTTACCTATTTTTTAAATCAGATCGATCCTTCATTCAAGGTAAGCAAACAGCCTACCTGGAAAGCTGCAAAATTGGTAGCAGGTAAATCAAATTCAGGCGTATCTGCAAATATCCAGCAGATTAAAAATTCTATCGGCTATATTGAATATTCTTATAAAATTAAGCTCGGATTGCCTGCGGCGCAGATAGAGAACAAAGAAGGCAAATTTATCGTTCCGACTTTAGAGTCTTTCCAGGATGCGGCAAAATATGCTACATGGTCACCTGAAAATGACTTTTATGCGGTTATCGGGGATCCTGCAGGTGCAACTTCCTATCCTATCGTAGCGGCAACATTCATTTTGCTTCCTTCGGAAAAAGCAGATACCAACAAAAAAGTCACAGCGTTTTTTGATTGGGTGTTTGCAAACGGAGACAAGGCGGCGGAAGAACTTGGATATGTACCGCTTCCCGCATCGACAAAAGATCAGATAAGAGCATATTGGGAAAACAAAAAGATCAAATAA
- the pstC gene encoding phosphate ABC transporter permease subunit PstC has protein sequence MNGKVFRQLSLLSATLTFFLLIGIFAILFTYAQQSMQTFGFDFLTIEHWETDEDGYGGIFGGWVPIVGTLLSTLIAMAIATPLAMGIAIFLTEIAHSNLVKPVSMAIELLAAIPSIIYGMWGLFYFAPIIQELFGGNGVGLLTAGVVLAIMILPFMAAITKDAMNTTPGILKESAYAMGATTFEVIKDVVMPYSKAGIIGSVILALGRALGETMAVAFLIGSVMSVAQKVTDSTISIPVLLANNFSEAQDLQLSSMYYLALILFVVSFAVISLAKFYFLRRGVK, from the coding sequence ATGAACGGAAAAGTCTTTAGGCAGCTCTCTTTGCTTTCTGCAACACTCACATTTTTCTTGCTGATCGGTATTTTTGCAATACTTTTTACCTATGCGCAGCAATCAATGCAAACATTCGGCTTTGACTTTTTAACGATTGAACACTGGGAAACGGATGAAGATGGCTATGGCGGTATATTCGGAGGATGGGTGCCCATTGTCGGTACGCTTTTAAGTACGCTGATTGCCATGGCTATTGCCACTCCGCTAGCGATGGGAATTGCAATTTTTTTAACTGAAATAGCCCACAGTAATCTCGTCAAACCTGTTTCTATGGCGATAGAGCTGCTTGCTGCTATCCCCAGCATTATTTATGGCATGTGGGGACTTTTTTATTTTGCTCCTATTATTCAAGAGTTGTTCGGCGGGAATGGTGTAGGATTGTTGACAGCAGGGGTCGTTTTGGCCATCATGATCCTTCCTTTTATGGCAGCGATCACCAAAGACGCAATGAATACAACACCGGGAATTCTTAAAGAGTCGGCCTATGCTATGGGAGCAACGACATTTGAAGTAATTAAAGATGTGGTGATGCCATATTCAAAAGCCGGCATTATTGGATCGGTTATACTGGCTCTGGGACGTGCGCTGGGTGAAACGATGGCTGTAGCCTTCTTGATAGGTTCAGTGATGAGCGTTGCGCAGAAGGTGACTGATTCAACTATCTCTATCCCTGTTTTGCTTGCCAACAATTTTTCCGAAGCGCAAGATTTGCAGCTTTCAAGTATGTACTATTTGGCGCTCATTCTTTTTGTTGTCAGTTTTGCCGTTATTTCTCTTGCGAAATTTTATTTTTTAAGAAGGGGAGTAAAATGA
- the pstA gene encoding phosphate ABC transporter, permease protein PstA produces MNRLLLNKVILLVSTASAIIGIGFLFWILITLGYKGIDSISLTTFTNDLVNGGIRNLLVGQFTMALIATLIAVPLGMMAGIYLREYSGGGKLAMVLRNLNDVMMSAPSIVIGVFVYAFMVAPFNTYNGWAGSAALAIMMIPIIVNTTDNMLSLVPQELREAGIALGGSRHKIIVQIVLRSAKTGITTGILLSFARIIGETAPLLFTSANNQFFTMDMNEQFPSLTVSIYNLATYPDESSRQLAWAASFILTVIVLTINLLGRYATRNKKGK; encoded by the coding sequence ATGAACCGCTTGCTGCTCAATAAAGTGATTCTGCTGGTTTCAACCGCATCGGCAATCATAGGAATAGGTTTTCTTTTTTGGATTTTGATTACTCTGGGCTATAAGGGGATAGACAGTATCTCGTTGACAACATTTACAAATGATTTGGTCAACGGGGGGATACGAAATTTACTTGTAGGTCAGTTTACTATGGCGCTGATTGCTACGCTGATCGCGGTTCCTCTGGGTATGATGGCAGGTATCTATTTGCGAGAATATAGCGGAGGAGGGAAGCTTGCGATGGTGCTTCGAAACCTCAATGATGTGATGATGAGCGCGCCTTCTATTGTGATTGGGGTATTTGTTTATGCCTTTATGGTCGCACCGTTTAATACTTATAATGGATGGGCAGGGAGTGCGGCTTTGGCTATCATGATGATTCCTATTATTGTCAACACCACCGACAACATGCTTTCCCTGGTGCCACAAGAACTCAGAGAGGCAGGTATTGCATTGGGCGGGAGCAGGCACAAGATTATCGTCCAAATTGTACTAAGGTCTGCAAAAACAGGAATAACTACAGGTATTTTGCTCTCTTTCGCACGTATTATCGGAGAAACTGCACCCTTGCTGTTTACCTCGGCAAACAATCAGTTTTTTACAATGGATATGAATGAGCAGTTTCCTTCTTTGACGGTCAGTATCTATAATCTGGCTACCTATCCGGATGAATCAAGCAGACAATTGGCGTGGGCCGCCTCATTTATTTTGACAGTGATCGTTTTGACAATCAATCTTTTGGGCCGCTATGCCACAAGAAACAAGAAAGGCAAATAA
- the pstB gene encoding phosphate ABC transporter ATP-binding protein, whose protein sequence is MKQNIMAMKAENLTFTYAGAASSSLNSVTLPIERNKITALIGPSGCGKSTLLRCMNRIHDVYPGNKYEGKITLHTASGKNQNVLELKKENELIALRQTVGMIFQKPTPFPMSIFDNVAYGLKLSGIKNKTELQDRVEKALKGAAIWEETKDRLGGSAMGLSGGQQQRLCIARAVALKPEVLLFDEPTSALDPISTGAIEELIAELKSEISVAIVTHNMQQASRLSDYTAFMYLGELIEFDKTESVFLNPSNKMTEDYVTGRFG, encoded by the coding sequence ATGAAACAAAACATTATGGCTATGAAAGCAGAAAATCTTACTTTTACCTATGCCGGAGCTGCGTCCTCCTCTTTAAACAGCGTGACCTTGCCGATCGAACGCAATAAAATCACTGCGCTGATAGGACCAAGCGGATGCGGCAAATCCACACTGCTTCGCTGCATGAACCGAATCCATGATGTATATCCGGGAAATAAGTATGAAGGGAAAATTACACTTCATACCGCGTCTGGAAAAAATCAAAATGTACTAGAACTTAAGAAAGAGAATGAACTGATTGCGCTTCGTCAAACCGTAGGAATGATTTTTCAAAAGCCTACCCCTTTTCCTATGAGTATTTTTGATAATGTGGCCTATGGCCTAAAACTTTCAGGCATCAAAAATAAAACTGAACTGCAAGACCGTGTAGAAAAAGCGCTTAAGGGCGCAGCGATATGGGAGGAAACCAAGGATAGGCTGGGCGGGAGCGCAATGGGATTGAGCGGCGGACAGCAGCAAAGACTTTGTATTGCCCGAGCAGTAGCGCTTAAGCCTGAAGTGCTGCTTTTTGATGAGCCTACTTCGGCATTGGATCCTATCTCGACAGGAGCAATAGAAGAGTTGATTGCAGAGCTTAAATCGGAAATATCGGTGGCTATCGTGACTCACAATATGCAGCAAGCCAGCCGATTGAGTGATTATACGGCATTTATGTATCTTGGCGAACTTATAGAATTTGACAAAACAGAATCGGTATTCCTCAATCCTTCCAATAAAATGACAGAGGATTACGTAACCGGCAGATTTGGATAA
- a CDS encoding patatin, whose amino-acid sequence MEHIRKIAVEGRENEQKLPSGWVMKISLALSGGAARGAFHLGVLEALEKNGFSIEAISGTSIGAIIGTSYAAGVAPREQLEIFESKAFKKIFKLKGFRNGFFRIDQQQDILKKLIPISHIEKTRIKLHITAVDLISGEIIRFDKGEAIPLCVASSAVLPLFEPLLYGAYYLADGGVMDNLPVAPLLKYNHPIIGVDLHPLFHGFTPSFIGGIKRTLFLTWHASIQEHLKLCDFYITDPKLSNYALLRFKNFKEMFHLGYETTMELSKQKLKFAANSGKE is encoded by the coding sequence ATGGAGCATATCCGTAAAATCGCGGTTGAGGGGCGAGAGAATGAACAGAAATTACCGAGTGGTTGGGTCATGAAAATTAGTTTAGCATTATCGGGTGGGGCTGCACGGGGTGCTTTTCATCTTGGTGTACTTGAAGCACTGGAAAAGAACGGTTTTTCTATTGAAGCCATTTCGGGGACCAGTATTGGAGCGATTATCGGCACAAGCTATGCGGCCGGAGTAGCACCCAGAGAACAACTAGAAATTTTTGAATCCAAAGCTTTTAAGAAAATTTTTAAACTCAAAGGGTTTCGCAATGGTTTCTTTCGTATTGATCAGCAGCAAGATATTCTCAAGAAGCTTATCCCCATCTCGCATATTGAAAAAACGCGTATCAAATTGCATATTACGGCTGTGGATCTTATCAGCGGGGAGATTATACGTTTCGATAAAGGAGAAGCCATTCCTTTGTGTGTTGCCTCCAGCGCCGTCTTGCCCCTTTTTGAACCGCTCCTTTATGGGGCATACTATCTAGCAGACGGGGGTGTCATGGACAATCTTCCCGTTGCGCCGCTGCTAAAGTACAATCATCCTATCATCGGAGTGGATCTGCATCCGCTCTTTCACGGGTTTACCCCTTCTTTCATCGGCGGCATAAAACGCACCCTCTTTTTGACATGGCATGCCTCCATTCAAGAGCACCTCAAACTGTGTGATTTTTACATCACCGACCCCAAGCTCTCAAACTACGCGCTCTTGCGTTTTAAAAATTTTAAAGAGATGTTTCATCTTGGCTATGAAACCACTATGGAGTTATCAAAGCAAAAATTAAAGTTTGCCGCCAATTCTGGCAAAGAGTAA
- a CDS encoding GNAT family N-acetyltransferase — translation MQISIENYIEHHYPQITQAPRALKQLLFTGLKKFFHEDQINIFLRENVQKDAFSFIEATIDYFDISIGLKKEELRHIPTYGRVVIIANHPLGALDAMALMHLLKDIRSDIKIVANDFLLGLENLNDVLIPVDNITGGMNKETIRSIYHALEEEQAVIIFPSGEVSRARPSGIKDTSWKSGFLKIASKMKAPILPVYIKAKNSNHFYILSMLNRSLATITLPHEMFKAKGKKIEFTIGKSIPFDAYHVPSLGSNDVVKLLRKHFYHVAKHKKPLFKTQNEISIPESRSELKAELKYGKILGETFDGKKIILYESPIENCVLKEIGRLREVSFRHVGEGSGKKRDLDEYDYYYKHLIIWDDEALEIAGAYRLGESREIIEEFDTEGLYTKTLFDFDENFLLYLGRGLELGRSFVQPKYWNSRALDYLWQGIGAYVKQNPQIRYLFGAVSLSNAFNDKAKALMIYFFQHYFGSSEKLVVHKVSYSIPLELKAYCQSLFAGDNYREDQRRLKEELSLMGYAIPTLYKQYAEVCEEGGVKFLDFGYDKDFNNCIDGLIVVDLNYLKPAKAERYFR, via the coding sequence ATGCAGATAAGTATAGAAAATTATATAGAGCACCACTACCCGCAAATCACACAGGCCCCTCGGGCTTTAAAGCAATTGCTTTTCACCGGTTTGAAAAAATTTTTTCATGAAGACCAGATCAATATTTTTTTACGGGAAAATGTACAAAAGGATGCGTTTAGTTTCATCGAAGCAACGATAGATTATTTCGATATTTCAATTGGGCTAAAAAAAGAAGAACTCCGCCATATTCCCACCTATGGAAGGGTCGTAATCATTGCCAATCATCCTTTGGGCGCGTTGGACGCGATGGCGCTTATGCATCTGCTTAAAGACATCAGAAGCGATATCAAGATCGTAGCAAACGATTTTCTTTTAGGACTTGAAAATCTTAACGATGTACTTATTCCTGTGGATAATATCACCGGAGGGATGAATAAAGAGACGATTAGAAGCATATACCATGCTCTTGAAGAAGAACAGGCAGTCATCATTTTTCCTTCCGGGGAAGTCAGTCGGGCCCGACCAAGCGGCATTAAAGACACATCATGGAAGAGCGGTTTTTTAAAGATTGCTTCGAAGATGAAAGCACCGATCCTTCCGGTCTATATCAAGGCAAAAAATTCAAATCATTTTTATATCCTTTCTATGCTCAATCGCTCTTTGGCAACCATAACGCTTCCTCATGAAATGTTTAAGGCCAAAGGTAAAAAAATAGAATTTACGATAGGAAAATCCATACCGTTTGATGCCTATCATGTTCCTTCTTTGGGAAGCAATGATGTCGTAAAGCTTTTACGAAAACATTTTTATCATGTTGCCAAACATAAAAAACCGCTTTTTAAAACACAAAATGAGATTTCGATACCCGAATCTAGAAGCGAACTTAAGGCCGAACTGAAATATGGAAAGATTTTGGGAGAGACTTTTGACGGCAAAAAAATCATCCTGTACGAATCACCCATCGAAAACTGCGTGCTTAAAGAGATAGGAAGATTAAGAGAAGTGAGTTTTCGCCATGTGGGAGAAGGGAGCGGTAAAAAACGTGACCTTGACGAGTACGACTATTATTATAAGCATCTCATTATTTGGGATGATGAGGCTTTGGAGATAGCCGGGGCATACCGTTTGGGCGAGTCAAGAGAGATCATAGAAGAGTTTGATACAGAGGGGCTTTATACCAAAACACTTTTTGATTTTGATGAAAACTTTTTGCTCTATCTGGGCAGAGGATTGGAGCTTGGAAGAAGTTTTGTTCAACCCAAATACTGGAATAGCCGGGCACTGGATTATCTGTGGCAAGGCATTGGCGCATATGTGAAGCAAAATCCCCAAATCCGCTACTTGTTCGGGGCAGTAAGTTTGAGCAATGCATTCAATGACAAGGCCAAAGCGTTGATGATTTATTTTTTTCAACATTATTTTGGCTCGTCGGAGAAATTGGTTGTTCATAAAGTTTCCTATAGCATCCCTTTGGAGCTGAAGGCATATTGCCAAAGTTTGTTTGCGGGAGATAATTACAGAGAAGATCAGCGCAGGCTTAAGGAAGAACTGAGTTTAATGGGGTATGCAATTCCAACGCTCTATAAACAGTATGCGGAAGTGTGCGAAGAGGGCGGAGTGAAGTTTTTAGATTTTGGGTATGATAAAGATTTTAACAATTGTATTGATGGGCTTATCGTCGTGGATTTAAACTATCTCAAACCTGCAAAAGCAGAAAGGTATTTTAGATAA
- the recQ gene encoding DNA helicase RecQ — MDKQQTLEYYFGYSAFRPLQEEIVDAILAKRDVLMVLPTGGGKSLCYQLPTLLLEGITVVISPLLALMYDQVTALRANGISAAMLSSMQDLEESMQIQEQLKKGEIKLLYVAPERLTNEYFLALLRQLPVNFFVVDEAHCVSEWGHEFRENYRRLSLLKEQFPSVPVAAFTATATKAVEQDIIANLGLIGPKRVRGSLFRSNLTINARHRIGDGREQLIEFLKEYQGDSGIIYTLSRKSTQSVAHFLQTKGIVAKAYHAGLPTEEKNSVYSDFVADRVQIVVATIAFGMGIDKSNIRFVVHMSLPKTLENFYQEIGRAGRDGLPSETLLLFSAQDIVQQKMFIDDLPQMPYKDHAYYKLESMVRFANSEGCRHQSIAAYFDDRIETCKDGCDNCGTPSAEKIDITKAAQKLLSAIWRTEQAYGLHYVIDVLRGSKEQRIVKNGHHKLSVYGIGEEYSKSQWLTIGDKLLELNAIEMGEFKVYRLTSFGAEVIRGMHCIDLKKERLSVKKAELKKAISSFHDYDEEIYGKLKELRMRIASVNNIPPYIIFSDKTLKDLSIKLPQNKHEMLEVHGVGDIKFERYGEEFLTLLASRV; from the coding sequence ATGGACAAACAACAGACCCTCGAATATTATTTTGGATACAGCGCATTCAGGCCCCTGCAAGAAGAGATTGTAGATGCCATTTTGGCAAAGCGGGATGTTTTGATGGTCTTGCCTACGGGAGGAGGCAAATCCCTTTGCTATCAGCTTCCTACGCTTTTACTAGAGGGAATAACAGTCGTTATCTCCCCGCTGCTTGCACTCATGTATGATCAGGTGACCGCACTCAGAGCCAACGGCATTAGTGCGGCAATGCTAAGCTCTATGCAGGATCTCGAAGAGAGTATGCAGATACAAGAACAGCTCAAAAAAGGTGAGATCAAGCTGTTGTATGTTGCCCCGGAACGATTAACCAATGAATATTTTTTAGCACTTTTGCGTCAACTGCCTGTCAATTTCTTTGTGGTGGATGAGGCGCACTGCGTAAGTGAGTGGGGGCATGAATTTAGAGAAAATTATAGACGGCTCTCTTTGCTCAAGGAGCAGTTTCCTTCTGTACCGGTTGCAGCTTTTACAGCAACGGCGACCAAAGCAGTTGAGCAAGATATCATCGCAAATCTAGGTTTGATAGGCCCCAAGCGTGTGAGAGGTTCGCTCTTTCGCAGCAATTTGACGATAAATGCCCGACACCGCATTGGGGATGGCAGAGAACAATTGATAGAATTTCTTAAAGAGTATCAAGGTGATTCAGGAATCATCTATACTCTTTCTCGCAAATCCACCCAATCAGTTGCGCATTTCTTGCAAACCAAAGGCATTGTGGCAAAAGCCTACCACGCAGGCTTGCCAACTGAAGAAAAAAATAGTGTATATAGCGATTTCGTTGCTGACAGAGTGCAAATAGTGGTCGCTACCATTGCCTTTGGGATGGGTATAGACAAGAGCAATATTCGTTTTGTCGTACACATGAGTTTGCCTAAAACATTGGAAAATTTTTATCAAGAGATAGGCCGGGCAGGCCGGGATGGACTGCCATCAGAAACATTGCTGCTCTTCTCTGCTCAGGATATTGTTCAGCAAAAGATGTTTATTGATGATTTGCCCCAAATGCCCTACAAGGACCATGCGTACTATAAACTTGAGAGCATGGTGCGTTTTGCCAATTCCGAGGGATGCAGACACCAAAGCATTGCTGCGTATTTTGATGACAGGATTGAAACATGCAAAGATGGGTGTGACAATTGCGGTACGCCTTCGGCTGAAAAGATAGATATTACCAAGGCTGCACAAAAGCTCCTGTCTGCTATTTGGCGCACCGAACAAGCGTACGGCTTGCATTATGTGATCGATGTGTTGCGCGGAAGCAAAGAGCAGCGTATTGTGAAAAACGGGCACCATAAACTCTCTGTATATGGCATAGGAGAAGAGTATTCAAAAAGCCAGTGGCTTACCATAGGGGACAAATTACTGGAGCTTAATGCCATTGAAATGGGGGAATTTAAGGTGTATAGATTAACATCTTTTGGCGCAGAAGTGATCAGGGGCATGCATTGCATTGATTTAAAAAAAGAGAGGCTCAGCGTTAAAAAAGCGGAACTTAAAAAAGCCATAAGTTCTTTTCATGATTATGATGAGGAAATATACGGCAAACTCAAAGAGCTACGCATGCGCATTGCATCGGTTAACAATATCCCTCCCTATATCATTTTTTCAGACAAAACACTTAAGGATCTCAGCATAAAGTTGCCGCAAAACAAACATGAAATGCTCGAAGTGCATGGTGTTGGGGATATAAAATTTGAGCGCTATGGCGAAGAATTTTTGACACTGCTTGCTTCGAGGGTTTGA